The stretch of DNA GGGCTTACCTGCTTGCAAACGCTCTGCAAATTGCTCGGCATTCACGGGTAATGGATCACTCATAAATGCCCGCTCTAAGGCGAGATTCAGAATTTGCTCAGTTAAGTCATCAACTGATCCAATGTTGATAAACAGTAATCCCAGCTCCCGAATTCCAGGGAGTTGTTTGTGCAAGGCTTTGAGTGTGTCTTTATTTGATAGCGCAAATAATCTGCGCAATCCCTGCCAATGATGTTTTCTAGCTTCCAGCAAATCATCGAACACTTCAAGATCGCATGCTTCAGTACGATCTACCAAGGCAGGATATCCAAATAAGGTGCTATTGCCCTTCTGAATTTCTAGAGTCTCCGGTAACTCTCCAAAGTCCCAACTTCTATAACCGCCCTGTTCTACGGTCTTTACATTAGATGCATTACCGCTTTGATTAATTTTGCCGACAGGCGCCGAGTTATTAACTGGGGCACTACTACCAAGCTCATCGTGGACTGCTTGTTGCGCTATGGCTTGAAAGGCTGTGCGGGCAGTCTCTCCATACTCAGCGCGTAATCGAGATAAATTACGCTCTAACTCCAGTTGGCGGCCGTGCTCATCCACTAGGCGGAAATTCATTGAAGAATGTAAGGGCAAAGATTCAGGTCTAAAATCAGTCCGCTTAATTTCTAAGCCACGTTCTTTACGAATATCAGTAATGAGGCTATCTAAAAAGTCACCTACTCCGAACTGCTTGCTTGAGAGCATCCTTTCTAAAAAAGATTTTGCATAGTCGGGTAGTGGAACACAGTGGCGACGTAATTTTTGAGGTAGTGATTTGAGTAATAAACTAATTTTTTCTTCACACATGCCTGGAACTAACCAATCACATCGACGACCATCAACCTGATTCAATAGAGTCAAGGGCACAACCAGCGTTACTCCATCTTTGGGACTTCCAGGCTCAAAGTGATAAGTCAAACTCAGTTCGCTACCACCAACCATCATCTTTTTAGGATAGCGATCTACCGTAATACCGGCTGCCTCATGACGCATTAAATCTGCTTTAGACAAACGCAAAAGAGTGTCGGGAGACTCCTCAGTAATTTCTTTACTCGCCAATGTCTTGCGTAACCAGGCTTTCATACTCTCCCTGCTCAAAACATCTTCAGGAATGCGTGAATCATAAAAAGCAAAAAGGAGATCATCATCTACCAACACATCGGGACGTCGTGAGCGATGCTCTAAAGCCTCAATCTCTTTTATCAGTCTGCGGTTGTGCCAAAAGAATTCAAAAGTGCCGGGATATTTTTTTCTAGCATCAGCCTCGGTCTCCCGCATCAATGCCGGGGTATCCATGCGGCCAAACATCTCTTCTTGAACTAAGGCCTGGGTAATAAATAAATTACGCGCATCTGTTGGGTTGTGTGGCTCATAACGCACGCGACGACCGTGATAAATCGGCAGACCATATAAAGTGCCGCGCTCAAAGGCCATCACTTCGCCTTGACGGCTATCCCAGAAGGGCTCACTCAACGATTTAATCAGGCGGTGAGCCGCAACCTTCTCAACCCACCCTGGCTCGATTTTGGCAATTGTGCGAGCATACATACGATTGGTTTCTTGAAGCTCGCCTGCCAAAATCCAAGCGCCGGCTTTTTTGCCAATCGTTGAACCCGGCCAAATAAAGGGACGAATACCGCGGGCACCCATATAGCTTCCAGTCTTGCTGCCACGCTCCTGAGATTTTTCATCCTCCTCTTTTTTAGCCACATATCCTAAGAGGCCAGTTAATAGCGAAAGATGAACTTGTTCATAAGTAGCGGCGGACGGATTTTCTTTCCAGCCCTTTTCAGCCAACATCGTATGAAGCTGACTATGGACATCGCGCCATTCACGTAAGCGTCTAGGTGATAGGAATTTACTACGGCATAGATTTTCTAATTGTCGATTGCTGTGCTTGTGCTTCAAGGCATCTTGATGCCAATCCCAAAGCTTAACGAAACTTAGAAACTCGGAGCGCTCATCTGCAAACTGCAAATGCGCTTGGTCAGCGGCAGCTGCTTGATCCATAGGTCGATCACGTGGATCTTGTGTAGCCAAAGCGGAGGCAATGATGGTGACCTCACGCAATGCATTGTGCTCCTTGGCAGCCAATAGCATTCGACCAATCCGAGGATCTAATGGCAGATCTGCTAACTGCTTACCAATGGGGGTTAGCTTGAATCTGCTGTTGCTATCTGTCTCACTACTAATGGTGGCATCGTCATAGACAATAGCGCCCAACTCATCTAAGAGCTGGACACCATCAGCAATCGCGCGACCCAAAGGTTTATCGATAAATGGAAATTCTTGAATACGGGGTAAGCGCAAAGAGCTCATGCGAAGCAATACTGCCGCTAGTGAGCTACGCAAAATTTCTGGATCAGTAAATTTAGGGCGACTTAAATAATCTTGCTCGCTATAGAGACGAATGCAAATTCCATCTGATACACGACCGCAACGACCTGCCCTCTGATTGGCGGCCGCCTGGGAAATTGACTCGATCTGTAGTTGCTCTACTTTATTGCGATAAGAATAGCGTTTGACGCGCGCTAATCCGCTATCCACCACATAACGAATATTGGGAACGGTTAATGAGGTCTCGGCAACGTTAGTCGTCAAAATAATACGTCGGCCATTGCCGGGACTAAATACACGCTCTTGTTCGGCAACCGATTGCCGAGCAAAAAGACTCAAAATCTCCGGATGAAAACGCTGCTGAAGAATATGGTCTTTTCTGAGAGCTTCAGCACAATCCCGAATCTCCCGCTCTCCGGGCAGGAAGACCAGTACATCACCTGCACCCGATACACCCTCACGCCATACTTTTGCAATTGATTCTGTTACAGCGTCGGAAAGCTCCTTAGCTTCTTTGGATTCTTTTTTTCCGTCAGGCTTAGCATCAGGTTCCAGCGGCTCATAACGTTGCTCAACTGGGAAAAGTCGCCCACTCACCTCAATCACCGGAGCAGACTTGCCATTTATTGCGAAATGATCCGAAAAACGCTTGGCATCAATGGTCGCTGAGGTAATGATCAACTTCAGGTCTGGGCGCTTGGGTAGTAACTGGCGTAAATAACCCAATAGAAAATCAATATTGAGGCTACGTTCATGAGCCTCATCAATAATGAGAGTGTCATAGGCACGCAACTGAGGATCTCGCTGCGTTTCTGCGAGCAAGATACCGTCGGTCATTAACTTGATTGAAGCGCCCTGACTGGTCTTATCAGCAAAGCGTACTTGGTAGCCCACGTCTTGACCTATTGGAGTACCCA from Polynucleobacter duraquae encodes:
- the hrpA gene encoding ATP-dependent RNA helicase HrpA; translation: MSVPASNTLRQLEIRFPEELPVSGQRQIIKDALSSHQVVIVCGETGSGKTTQLPKICLDLGRGTMNGGRLIGHTQPRRIAATATAKRIAQELGTPIGQDVGYQVRFADKTSQGASIKLMTDGILLAETQRDPQLRAYDTLIIDEAHERSLNIDFLLGYLRQLLPKRPDLKLIITSATIDAKRFSDHFAINGKSAPVIEVSGRLFPVEQRYEPLEPDAKPDGKKESKEAKELSDAVTESIAKVWREGVSGAGDVLVFLPGEREIRDCAEALRKDHILQQRFHPEILSLFARQSVAEQERVFSPGNGRRIILTTNVAETSLTVPNIRYVVDSGLARVKRYSYRNKVEQLQIESISQAAANQRAGRCGRVSDGICIRLYSEQDYLSRPKFTDPEILRSSLAAVLLRMSSLRLPRIQEFPFIDKPLGRAIADGVQLLDELGAIVYDDATISSETDSNSRFKLTPIGKQLADLPLDPRIGRMLLAAKEHNALREVTIIASALATQDPRDRPMDQAAAADQAHLQFADERSEFLSFVKLWDWHQDALKHKHSNRQLENLCRSKFLSPRRLREWRDVHSQLHTMLAEKGWKENPSAATYEQVHLSLLTGLLGYVAKKEEDEKSQERGSKTGSYMGARGIRPFIWPGSTIGKKAGAWILAGELQETNRMYARTIAKIEPGWVEKVAAHRLIKSLSEPFWDSRQGEVMAFERGTLYGLPIYHGRRVRYEPHNPTDARNLFITQALVQEEMFGRMDTPALMRETEADARKKYPGTFEFFWHNRRLIKEIEALEHRSRRPDVLVDDDLLFAFYDSRIPEDVLSRESMKAWLRKTLASKEITEESPDTLLRLSKADLMRHEAAGITVDRYPKKMMVGGSELSLTYHFEPGSPKDGVTLVVPLTLLNQVDGRRCDWLVPGMCEEKISLLLKSLPQKLRRHCVPLPDYAKSFLERMLSSKQFGVGDFLDSLITDIRKERGLEIKRTDFRPESLPLHSSMNFRLVDEHGRQLELERNLSRLRAEYGETARTAFQAIAQQAVHDELGSSAPVNNSAPVGKINQSGNASNVKTVEQGGYRSWDFGELPETLEIQKGNSTLFGYPALVDRTEACDLEVFDDLLEARKHHWQGLRRLFALSNKDTLKALHKQLPGIRELGLLFINIGSVDDLTEQILNLALERAFMSDPLPVNAEQFAERLQAGKPRLALIAQEIAKHALAALQAYADLQKKLSQAKAASATAHVDIQNQVQGLIFAKFISDTPYGQLVHFPRYLKAIAMRIDKLRANPSRDAQCQKDWESVARPWQKLLQASHGSAAYAISEDQALADFRWQLEELRVALYAQELKTPSPMSLKRLEKVLASLR